ATATGTCCCTATAAAGTTACTTTAATGTGATTCTCAGTGAATATGTTTAACCTAGATAATGCTATGTTATTCAGAATAAGTTATGGACCCATGCTAAACTGGACTGGAGCTTTTACTTTGGTCATTAAGGACATCTGTCTGGATGATTTTGGAGAGAATGCAAAAAGCAGGCACACCATGGTACATTCACACCCTTAAACAGCCACTGAGCGATGTGCTGAGATTAGACTGCATGCAGGCTTCCAATGGAACTACACCTGTCCAAACTCAGAGCCTTAAGCTAAGAAGATTCCTTGGGTAGGTGGAAATGCTGAGCATCAATCCACATCAACATTTGTGAAATCCTTGTTAGTTCACTGCACTGTCAGTCTGCAGCATCCTTGCATGTttcttttaagttttaagttaTGCCACTTACACACACATTTGCAACTTCCTCACTTTGTGCTTCCTGACATACCACATTCTGCAAACCGTCAACCATCAATGGACCCCTCTACCTTGTTCTTGCCTGTGTTTCTGAGGTCACTCATATAGTAAAAGCCAACAAAACTCTATTTACTTTCTAAATGCGTGatcctggtcttattgtgaacaattcattcATTGCACTTTACTTAGGCCACTCAGGCTATTGCATAATGCTAACCAATAGCTATTCTAGTTTTCAGTGCCTACCTTCACCATATAGTCCCACTGTACATTTTTTCCTTGCATATCCTGTTTTGTCTGGAAATGCATCACAGCATGGAAGTAAACCAGCAATTCCTGTTGACTTCAAGGCCTAAACTATATATAACCTTGCTGTAGATGACTGAAGAATGGAGATTTCCAAGGATGAGAATTACTCCTCACAAAATCAGAACACACAGCCCCTTCCTTTCCTACTTGCTTAAGGCAATGCCTCCCATATGAACACAGGACCTTTCTCAGATTGAACCAGTTTGCTTGTGTGTTATCAGCACTGAGGTCACCTCTCATGTTAAGGCACACAGGACACTGCACATGATGAGGGCAGATGAAGGAAGAAGACTGTGCAGGAGCAGGAATGTATGAGTTCACACAGGCAGAAAGTGAATGGAAACATAAAGGGTCACAACAGCACAGATCAGGAGCCCAGAGCAAGCACAGAGCAGGGGGTGAAACAGCCACTTCAGTCACTTCACTACATTCAACACAGCCCACAACACTCTTCAGCAGAGCACAGCCAAACATACAGGATGTTTAAGCCAgccttattattatatatatatatatatttttttttttaaacttaaatacaGTCGTAGAAAAATCCACATATCTGTCATCAAAGTTGATAGATTTCTTAATGTTTCAACACTGTATGTACCattgaacatgaaataaaaacataaaatatttatatttatttatatatatatatatatatatatatatatatatatatatatatatatatatatataactgtactAATGCATGACTCTCACTAtgagatttttttctttacagaTACAAACTTCCCTCATGCTTACAATATACACATACCATACTATTATTTCATATAcagttattattgttttcatattattttactagtcattGCTCATGGTAGATAGCGATATTCCATAGACAGAGAGATGAGCTTTATGTATTAAAACCTAGCCTCTGTTCTCCGCCCTCTGCTCTGTCTTTGATTTTTAAAGCCCTGGATGGCTTTCTGCCCAGTCCTGAGGTACATCAGCTTGGGTTTGTGCAAACCAACTCGGAGGGAGAGAGGAGAGATAGGTGTTTTATGGTGATGGGGAAGGGAGGAGAAAAGAGGGGTGAGAGGAGCCAGAGTTGAGGATTAGGAAGGGATAGGTGGGTATGTTGTTGGTCATTGTGCCCTTGTGCTCTCCCGGGGCCCTGAGGTTGTGCCACATAGACACAGGCTGTGCTCTTCACTCCAGCATGGCATCCAGCTGGTCGGCCAGGTCATCGAACATGCTGCCGATGTCGTCTAGGATGCTCACTGTGCTCTTGTTTTCAGCCAATGAGCTGTGAATCAAAAACCACACTTAAATATGAttttgaatttacaaaaaaaaattgctgcaaTGACAAAAATAGGTCTTTGCTTCATAATAACCAAAGATGTGTACCCAAAACTGCTGACTTGATTTGAAGATCAGTTGACTTGTGACTAGAAAAATACTAGAAACTACttcaaattaaatgttaatcTGAGACTAGATGCCATCACAGACTAGATTCTTACCGGTCTATTATGTcactgaaaacagtttttgcatgTTTCATGACACTCACTCTTTTTGCCCATCCTCCTTGATCTTCTCTTCTACTGCCTGCAGGGCTGCAGCCAGCGAGGCACTGGTCTCCTCTATCTTCTGGTGCACTGCATCTACTGTCACTACCCCTGCGACAAACGCTGATCCAGCTGAACTGTCCATGGACACCCCACTGATTGAAGAGCGAGGGGGCTTCACAGGTGGGGGTGTAGGGGTGGGAGTTGGGGGACCTGATGTATGGGGAGTTTGGGGTGTCTGTGGGGTTTGGGGAGTTTGGGGTGTCAGTGGGGTTTGGGGAGTTTGGGGTGTCTGTGGGGTTTGGGGTGTCCGAGGTGTCTGTGGGGTGTGAGGAGACTGGGGTGTGTGTGGGATCTGCGCACTCAAGGCTGGTGGGGTTGTAGCCTTGACAGGGTGGTTGTTCTGGGCAGAAGCTGTGCTTGCTATTCTGGTGACAGTCTGCTTGACTGGAGAGGGTGTTGGAGTGGGGTTAGGTGTTGCATTTAAAGACTGCAGAACATTTTTGGATGGTTTGGGAGCTGTGGGTGGAGGTGTAGGTTTTGGTAAAATTGGAGGAGGTACTTTCTTTCCTTCAACTGTAAATAGAAGAGAAAAGAGATAGGGAAAGAGATGGGAGAAGAGACTGAGCGGCTTTTGATGCAACAAGGTCTAAATGCTACAGGGTTTTACGGGATACTCACATAATTGTGTAAAGACAGGGCAAGTGAAAGGGCCACACTGTGTAGTACCTGGGCTGCCAGGTGCCCCAGTTGGTCCAGGAAATGGGGCTTTCTTGGTGATGGCAGCCGGTGGTCCTTGTTTCTTCATGTGCTGGGCCAGAACAGGTTTGGGGGACACCGGAGGTTTGATGGACTTACGAGGGGTACTCTCAGTAACATGGCCTTCCAGGTCTGCACTGTCTCGACGGGGTGAGTTCTCAGGATGTTCCTGTGGCCTGGGCTGTTCTGAAACAGTCACCTCTGACACAGGGCGCCTTTTAATGGTGCCAGTCCCATTCTCATATGGTACAGGCATCTGCCCATCCTGAACTTCTTCTGTATCTTTGTCTTTGCTCTTTGGGCGGCGCTTAACTGTATTTGACTCTGTGAGATGGAACTTGGTGCCATTTGGTTGCTGCTTGGTGCTCCTTTTCAGCGAGGCTGTGGCATCCACACGTGAAGGATTCTCCTGGGGTAAAGAGTATGACATTTCTAGTCCCTCCTCAGTCTCATCTTTGCCCTGTCTAGGTCTTTGTTTGATGGTGAGGTTTCCATCCTCAGCAAATGGAAGGTTCTCTGCTGAGCTCCCACTAGAGCTTGGCTGTGTTTCATTGCGTTGTCTATCCTGGACTGGCTCCGGCTGTGGTCTTCGCTTGGCAGCTGCTACTAACTCAGTGACAGGCCCACTAATAGTCCTGCGACGGTTCACTACTTCTCCATCCAGTCCAATGGCATCACGCTGCTTTGCTACTGCAGAACCCACCTGTAGAGAAACAATCTTGTTTTACTACACCAGATATTGCTAACAGACATTTTTATGATAAATACTATGACAACCACCTTACCTGGAGATAGTGGCCTGCAGATTTCTGTAAAGCAAGACCCTTGGGACCCCCACCAATGGAGGACATTTCCAACATAGCCGCAATACTCCTAACACTACCAGCACTCCCCGAGTCTACAGTGCCACCCAGGTCACTTGCACGTCTTTGTGGTTGGTAGGGAACCTCCAGAAGTGGTCCACTGCTCATCTCCTTGGGCACTTCTGTCAGATTATTACTGGAGCTTGAGATGGCTGAACTAGAGCGTTTGGGGGGAGGTGGAGGAGGACCTTTCTTCTTCTGTCTGAGTGCAAAGGACTGGCTTCGGTTGACATTTTTGTCTGCCTGCCCTTTCATTGAGTTGCTGCGAACCACCCGGTGCTGTACTGTAGCATACTTTCCTCCTAAATCTGGCACATTTAGCTCGTCCCGCTCCTGCTCACCATCAGACACAGCATAGCGATTCAGGCTGTGGGTACGTTTCTTAGGCAGACCGTACTCATCGCAGGCTTCATTGCCTTCTGGAGGCAGACACAGAAGTGGTACTGAGACAGCAGGTCCTTGGGGTGCAGCTTCCATAGTTTCCACAAGCTGGGCAGCTGGGTGTGAATGGGACCTTTGAGTGGGGGATTGGGGATGAGCACGAGGTGTCATGGGCTTTTCAGTCTGCTGATGCAGCTGAGAACTAGGTTTTTGTTTACCTGGTGCGTTGCTTATGGTCTGTGAGGTGGGAGGTTTTGTTTTGGTGGGCGTTTGTGGAGGAGTATAGGGTGGTCCTGTCCCTTGGGGATAAGACTGACGTGGTTTTGCATGCGCCGATGAGACACTTCTCTGGCCCCCCTGGCTGCTCTGGCGCATGGTACGTGCTTCCTTTTTGGGTGGCCCACTAGGCTCCTCTGTGTCTCGGCTCTTGTTCATACTGCTCTCATGCAGACTGTGGGCTCGATGTTGTGCTCCCAGACTGCTGTTGGTTCTCATTTCTGAGACATCCTGCACATCAACAGGGCGTGTAAGAGCAGCCTGTAACTCCCCACTCAGTTCACCGTCCTGGAAAGTGCTCATTTTAGGGGACATACACTCTCCGCTGTCGTGGGGTGGGCTCTCAATAGCCATCACCTCCTGAGTGGCTGGGGGCTTTTTACGCAGTGTATTGCGACCGTCAGAGGCCTTCTGGATCTCTGCCAGCTTCTTCACTGcaagcataagcttcttctggtgtCCTAGGCAAATTAGGTTAGAGAAAGAGAGTAAACCACTATGGTCTAGGCAGTTTGGAAAGAACAGAAGTTTGTGTGTGAAATCACTTTAACAATATGGATCCCAGTCCACTATCCATCTTACCAAGTTTTGAAATGCCAATCTCCTGAAGGTCCTCCCACGTGATGTCAGTAATAAACTCAATGTTTTCGTATCCATTTTGGACTAAGACTTGGTGATATTGACTCAACCCAATCATAGCTAACCACTCTCCAAGATTCGCCTACagattaaatgcaaataaaaacaaattaacatcTGGATgtatttgaatgtgtgtgtgtgtgtgtggttgtgtgttaaACTTACCGGTTTTTTGTCAGGAAGCCACTCATTAACAGTGATCTTATTGATCTCTGTGGTTATCTTCTTTCGATGTCCTGGTTTGGTTACCCCAATAGCTGTTaaatcctgaaaataaatataGGAGGCCCTAAACCAGCCAATCACATTTCAGCACGCTAAGACcttcatgcacacatacacactaaatCAATTGGCATATATGTTATGCATATGAACATATACACAAAAAtccacaatataatatataaaatatattttatataaaatatattttatgtatatgtaattttgttttatataacaaaatgacatatacacataaaatagaaaacatcagACATATTAAAAACTCCAAGTGCCAGGATGACAGAAGCagatgcaaaatgaaaaaaatagaaaacaaatagaaaattggaaaggaaaaaaaaaaaataatattgtaacgTGAGGAAAAGAAGCCTTTTCAGAGTACCCCCAAACATAACTACATAAACATATCCTAACTGATTATGTCCACAGTGTTTCAACAGTACACCCCTGTTAATTGTGCTTTCAGCAATGACACTATGTAAATCCTATGAAGTCCTATTAAGTATGAGTAGATGAGCTTGCTTACAGGAATTCAAATTCCTTGAAGATTAATTTCAGGTTTAGTAACAATTTTGATTTAGTAACAGACTTACATTCtataatatacataaaatgaCCGGTAATACTTCTcctacaaaatatgaaatatgttcaccagatatatattttaaatgcttttgactTTAATCATATACATAAAATTACATAGCTCACAACAGCATGTACATTAATCACAACATATGCTTAAGTAATTATGTGATTCATCAGGATACCAACATAACATGTCTGGGGGGATTTTCTGGGTAAGATTTTCCAACTTGCCGTGGGCAAAATTCAGACTCTCATTAAACCTGTGTGCTTCTGGCACATTGGTAgcaattttatttgaaattttgggGAGGCTTTGCTGGTTGATGCGCTTCTTTTCTGTGCTTTGAGTGGGTCTGTGGGTGTTACATTTAGGGTAGAGGGAAGTGATGTGAATAGTTTAGAGTGGCTTAAGGGAATGGGCTGGGGGGA
The sequence above is a segment of the Carassius carassius chromosome 9, fCarCar2.1, whole genome shotgun sequence genome. Coding sequences within it:
- the LOC132149268 gene encoding caskin-1-like isoform X6 is translated as MGKDQELLQAVKTEDLMTVQKLLQRPKPGKAKLLGSAKKVNVNFQDTDGFSPLHHAALNGNVEVISLLLESQVIVDIRDQKGMRPLHYAAWQGKSEPMKLLLKSGSSVNSQSDEGQIPLHLAAQHGHYDVSEMLLQHQSNPCIVDNGGRTPLDLACEFGRVGVVQLLLSSNMCAALLEPKPGDSTDPNGTSPLHLAAKNGHIDIIRLLIQAGIDINRQTKAGTALHEAALCGKTDVVRLLLDSGINATVRNTYSQTALDIVYQFTATQASREIKQMLRDASAALQVRALKDYSNNYDLTSLNIKAGNVITVLEQHSDGRWKGCIHDNRTGNDRVGYFPSSLVEVISKRPGTAGSWSTVTCTQQYQKIRLCAPVCGPVSPAVAMVNGDSYHEIHILPPPPPPPPHSHLPLFTSFGYNRSPNTSGEPHSGQGSRGSESSPHGSPTPAGGPQGGSSEEIWVLRKPVAGGDRSSVGSSGSVASARSSGSGQSAGSSNILHAQAEGVKLLATVLSQSAKAKEHLLEQTKSLDHPSHASSNKGSSSRSQSLSSCPLHEQPYGEAVSQRKGEALPEMKSSEAVIEWLSEFQLQVYAPNFVTAGYDIPTISRMTPEDLTAIGVTKPGHRKKITTEINKITVNEWLPDKKPANLGEWLAMIGLSQYHQVLVQNGYENIEFITDITWEDLQEIGISKLGHQKKLMLAVKKLAEIQKASDGRNTLRKKPPATQEVMAIESPPHDSGECMSPKMSTFQDGELSGELQAALTRPVDVQDVSEMRTNSSLGAQHRAHSLHESSMNKSRDTEEPSGPPKKEARTMRQSSQGGQRSVSSAHAKPRQSYPQGTGPPYTPPQTPTKTKPPTSQTISNAPGKQKPSSQLHQQTEKPMTPRAHPQSPTQRSHSHPAAQLVETMEAAPQGPAVSVPLLCLPPEGNEACDEYGLPKKRTHSLNRYAVSDGEQERDELNVPDLGGKYATVQHRVVRSNSMKGQADKNVNRSQSFALRQKKKGPPPPPPKRSSSAISSSSNNLTEVPKEMSSGPLLEVPYQPQRRASDLGGTVDSGSAGSVRSIAAMLEMSSIGGGPKGLALQKSAGHYLQVGSAVAKQRDAIGLDGEVVNRRRTISGPVTELVAAAKRRPQPEPVQDRQRNETQPSSSGSSAENLPFAEDGNLTIKQRPRQGKDETEEGLEMSYSLPQENPSRVDATASLKRSTKQQPNGTKFHLTESNTVKRRPKSKDKDTEEVQDGQMPVPYENGTGTIKRRPVSEVTVSEQPRPQEHPENSPRRDSADLEGHVTESTPRKSIKPPVSPKPVLAQHMKKQGPPAAITKKAPFPGPTGAPGSPGTTQCGPFTCPVFTQLFEGKKVPPPILPKPTPPPTAPKPSKNVLQSLNATPNPTPTPSPVKQTVTRIASTASAQNNHPVKATTPPALSAQIPHTPQSPHTPQTPRTPQTPQTPQTPQTPLTPQTPQTPQTPQTPHTSGPPTPTPTPPPVKPPRSSISGVSMDSSAGSAFVAGVVTVDAVHQKIEETSASLAAALQAVEEKIKEDGQKDSLAENKSTVSILDDIGSMFDDLADQLDAMLE
- the LOC132149268 gene encoding caskin-1-like isoform X9, whose translation is MGKDQELLQAVKTEDLMTVQKLLQRPKPGKAKLLGSAKKVNVNFQDTDGFSPLHHAALNGNVEVISLLLESQVIVDIRDQKGMRPLHYAAWQGKSEPMKLLLKSGSSVNSQSDEGQIPLHLAAQHGHYDVSEMLLQHQSNPCIVDNGGRTPLDLACEFGRVGVVQLLLSSNMCAALLEPKPGDSTDPNGTSPLHLAAKNGHIDIIRLLIQAGIDINRQTKAGTALHEAALCGKTDVVRLLLDSGINATVRNTYSQTALDIVYQFTATQASREIKQMLRGKKNDASAALQVRALKDYSNNYDLTSLNIKAGNVITVLEQHSDGRWKGCIHDNRTGNDRVGYFPSSLVEVISKRPGTAGSRGSESSPHGSPTPAGGPQGGSSEEIWVLRKPVAGGDRSSVGSSGSVASARSSGSGQSAGSSNILHAQAEGVKLLATVLSQSAKAKEHLLEQTKSLDHPSHASSNKGSSSRSQSLSSCPLHEQPYGEAVSQRKGEALPEMKSSEAVIEWLSEFQLQVYAPNFVTAGYDIPTISRMTPEDLTAIGVTKPGHRKKITTEINKITVNEWLPDKKPANLGEWLAMIGLSQYHQVLVQNGYENIEFITDITWEDLQEIGISKLGHQKKLMLAVKKLAEIQKASDGRNTLRKKPPATQEVMAIESPPHDSGECMSPKMSTFQDGELSGELQAALTRPVDVQDVSEMRTNSSLGAQHRAHSLHESSMNKSRDTEEPSGPPKKEARTMRQSSQGGQRSVSSAHAKPRQSYPQGTGPPYTPPQTPTKTKPPTSQTISNAPGKQKPSSQLHQQTEKPMTPRAHPQSPTQRSHSHPAAQLVETMEAAPQGPAVSVPLLCLPPEGNEACDEYGLPKKRTHSLNRYAVSDGEQERDELNVPDLGGKYATVQHRVVRSNSMKGQADKNVNRSQSFALRQKKKGPPPPPPKRSSSAISSSSNNLTEVPKEMSSGPLLEVPYQPQRRASDLGGTVDSGSAGSVRSIAAMLEMSSIGGGPKGLALQKSAGHYLQVGSAVAKQRDAIGLDGEVVNRRRTISGPVTELVAAAKRRPQPEPVQDRQRNETQPSSSGSSAENLPFAEDGNLTIKQRPRQGKDETEEGLEMSYSLPQENPSRVDATASLKRSTKQQPNGTKFHLTESNTVKRRPKSKDKDTEEVQDGQMPVPYENGTGTIKRRPVSEVTVSEQPRPQEHPENSPRRDSADLEGHVTESTPRKSIKPPVSPKPVLAQHMKKQGPPAAITKKAPFPGPTGAPGSPGTTQCGPFTCPVFTQLFEGKKVPPPILPKPTPPPTAPKPSKNVLQSLNATPNPTPTPSPVKQTVTRIASTASAQNNHPVKATTPPALSAQIPHTPQSPHTPQTPRTPQTPQTPQTPQTPLTPQTPQTPQTPQTPHTSGPPTPTPTPPPVKPPRSSISGVSMDSSAGSAFVAGVVTVDAVHQKIEETSASLAAALQAVEEKIKEDGQKDSLAENKSTVSILDDIGSMFDDLADQLDAMLE